The genomic region TAAGCTTATGGCTGTTGGTATACCCCAATCCCAAAGCATTAACCCTAGGTCACGGCTAAATGCGTCACCACGCTCAATAGCCCTGTAACATTCAACAGCAGCCCAGCTTGTTCCACCAGCTCCAGAAACATCTATGCATGCGACGCCAGCCTCCGCCAGCATTCTGGCAACCTCAGCCGATATTCCACTGCCAGTCTCCTTAACTATTACGGGCACATCTAAGACGCTAATTATATTCCTTATTTTATTTATTATTCCAGCGTAAACAGCCTCACCCTCAGGCTGAACAGCCTCCTGGAGAGGATTCAGATGTATTGCCAGAGCATCAGCCTCAATTGCTTCAACAGCTAACTTAATCTTTTTAAGATCGTATTCCGCAGCAATCTGCGGTCCACCAATATTGGATATTATGAAGGCTTTAGGCGCCTTCTCCCTAACAATCCTATATGTTCTCTCTAGGCTAGGTTTTTCAAGCGCTGCCCGTTGACTTCCAACACCCATCCCTAAACCAAGCTTCTCAACAACCTGAGCTATCACGGCATTTATCTCCATAGCCTTCTCAGTTCCACCAGTCATCCCCTCAACTATTATCGGCGCTGAGAATCTGTGATTAAGAAAAACTGTATCAGTCTTAACATCACTCAAGTTTATTTCTGGAAGAGCCCTATGCACAAAAAATACGTCCTCAAAGCCCGTCGTTATCTCCTTTGCCTCAACATTCCGCTCAAGGCAGATCCGTATATGCTCATCCTTCCTATTTTTTATCTGATTGATTAACCTATCATCCTCTGATGATTCTTGTCCCAACAACTTCTTCTCCCCTTAAAGCTCTATAAATATTGTTTGGCTTTAGCGCATTAACTATAAGAACCTCAATGCCATTCATGACAGGAACCTTTAACTCACGGATTTTCCCCAGCATACCGCCAGTTACATCAATTGACCTAGAGCCGCCAAGCATGCTCATTAAACTCTCCAATCTATCAATAGTTAAATATGTAATTAATTGTGCTTCTGGACTGATCTTTGGATCCGCGGTATATAAACCATCTACATCAACGCCGATAATAATCCTATTAGCATTCAATTCAATAGCTAATTTAGATAAGATTTGATCACCTGAAAGAATGGTGAATCCCAATTCATAATCTAGGACTGCATCACCATATAAGACTGGAATAAAACCTAGTTTAAGAGCCACCGCCAGCGGATCTTTATGAATATACTGGATTCTACCACGCCTAGTAATTATGAGGGATGAAGGCGCTATACTAAAAGCTGGAAGCCCCTCACCAACCAAGGCTTCAACAACAAGCATATTTAACGCCATCATTGCATTATGCGTCCTAGAAAAGCCTTCCAACTGACTTTTATCCATAAATCCCTCAACAATATGATACTTAGCGGCTAACGGATGTCCAAAACTTCCACCTCCATGAACTATTATTAGCGGCGAAACCTGTGAGCTAGCTATCTCCTCAGCCAGCCTCCTTATCGCGGAAGTATTAGGTGTCAAAGCTTTATCCTTCACTGTTATAACTGACCCGCCTAGCTTAAGCATTATTAAACCATTATTCCTCAATCTTAACCCCCTCCAGAGCCCTACTGGTCACAAAAGATTCACCCCCAGCTCGCTCAATAGCCTCTGCAACACGCTGGGTATTCTCTGGTAATGATAATGCAATAACGCAGCCTCCGCCACCAGCCCCAGTCAACTTAGCCCCCAATGCACCAGCCCTCCTAGCTGCACTAATAAGTCTCTCAATGGCTTCATTAGAGACTCCTATGGCATATAAAAGCGCATGATTAATATTCATTAAGTCACCTAGCGCCCTTAAATCGCCCCTCTTAAGAGCCTCAATGCCTAGAGTGGCAATGGAATCTCCAGCATCCATAATCTTATCAATCACTGACTGATAACGCCTCCTCATATTACTAACATATAAAACCATCTCTCCAGTCATCCTTTCAATACGGGTATTACCTACAATAAGCGGCAGATTTACTTCTATATCTAACCTCTTTATTCCCTCACCCCTTCGATAAATTAGGATTCCACCATAGGTTGAGGTTGCCGGATCAACGCCTGATGGATTCCCATGAACAATCCTCTCAGATTCAAATGCTAATTTAAAGATTTGATCTTTATTAAGGTCTACTTCTAGGAGGTTAAGTATGGCAGCTGCTGACGCAACAGATACGGCTGCCGATGAACCTAATCCAGCAGCTACGGGAATCAGCGAGTCAACTTCGATTTCAAGCCCCATCCTCTCGCCGAATGAATCCATAATGTTCCTTGCGATAGCATATAATGGCTTAAACTTAACTTCACCATCTAATCCTCCCTCAATCGGCTGAT from Candidatus Bathyarchaeia archaeon harbors:
- the fni gene encoding type 2 isopentenyl-diphosphate Delta-isomerase produces the protein MGQESSEDDRLINQIKNRKDEHIRICLERNVEAKEITTGFEDVFFVHRALPEINLSDVKTDTVFLNHRFSAPIIVEGMTGGTEKAMEINAVIAQVVEKLGLGMGVGSQRAALEKPSLERTYRIVREKAPKAFIISNIGGPQIAAEYDLKKIKLAVEAIEADALAIHLNPLQEAVQPEGEAVYAGIINKIRNIISVLDVPVIVKETGSGISAEVARMLAEAGVACIDVSGAGGTSWAAVECYRAIERGDAFSRDLGLMLWDWGIPTAISLIEVVQSVNLPVIASGGIRSGLDIAKSIALGASLAGIARPILVAASKSYEETEKTLCTLINQLRNVMFLVGANSIEKLRNVPLIILGKTAEWLRVRGFNPEIYARR
- a CDS encoding isopentenyl phosphate kinase encodes the protein MRNNGLIMLKLGGSVITVKDKALTPNTSAIRRLAEEIASSQVSPLIIVHGGGSFGHPLAAKYHIVEGFMDKSQLEGFSRTHNAMMALNMLVVEALVGEGLPAFSIAPSSLIITRRGRIQYIHKDPLAVALKLGFIPVLYGDAVLDYELGFTILSGDQILSKLAIELNANRIIIGVDVDGLYTADPKISPEAQLITYLTIDRLESLMSMLGGSRSIDVTGGMLGKIRELKVPVMNGIEVLIVNALKPNNIYRALRGEEVVGTRIIRG
- the mvk gene encoding mevalonate kinase, with the translated sequence MKAYSRASAPAKVILFGEHFVVYDKMAVVMAIDRRAYVTVKPRSDDKIFIKSNLIGSSGAFTFNGKYQPIEGGLDGEVKFKPLYAIARNIMDSFGERMGLEIEVDSLIPVAAGLGSSAAVSVASAAAILNLLEVDLNKDQIFKLAFESERIVHGNPSGVDPATSTYGGILIYRRGEGIKRLDIEVNLPLIVGNTRIERMTGEMVLYVSNMRRRYQSVIDKIMDAGDSIATLGIEALKRGDLRALGDLMNINHALLYAIGVSNEAIERLISAARRAGALGAKLTGAGGGGCVIALSLPENTQRVAEAIERAGGESFVTSRALEGVKIEE